In Methanothermobacter tenebrarum, the sequence TATATTAACTCCAACATCACCATCCCCCATAAGATATACAGTAGCTGATGTTTCCAAACCAAGAGCCCTATTCGCCCCTTGAAGATCACTATAATATACAAGTTTTAGGTTTTCTTCCTTCAAATTCTTTTCAAGGATTGTCCCCCTTATATCCTCGGGCACTCCAACCTTTAAGAATTGGCCCCCACCCCACTTATCTATTAATTCAGGGTCTAATGCAACCGAACTTACACTTGCAAGGGCGAAACTCCCAAGGAGTATTATAACCTGCACGATCACAAGAAATACATACACCCTATTTGTGAGGATATCATACGCTTCCTTTCTTGATAATGCCACCAATTTCATAAATAACTCCCCTCAATAACCTTAGAACCCCTGGACGGGGACCGAATACTATATCATCCCTTTCGAAAAGCCACACCGCCAAAGCATGAAAAATTAAACTACTAAAAACTAACCCAGAAACCGTTGATACTATATCATATATTGTTATATTTTCTGAACTGAGAAACTTTATTATGAGGATCAATGGGCCCATACCACTCTTCTGGGAAATATATGCAAGGGCAGGTACTATAAGAAAACCTATAATTATTATATAGGTCAATGTTATACCTATCCCCGCCTCCTTGTAATTTTTTGAATAAACAGCCACTAAACTTGTAAGGCCCACAACCGGGAATGCTGTTAAGAGAAGAACCAAATATACAATGGGAGCATTAGGAATCTTGAACCAACCCCATATTATTATCATCCATATAAATAATTGGATGGCCATTATCACCATGACCGCGAGAGATTTTCCCAAGATGATGTGACTCCTAGGGATTGGCATTGCAATAAGTGATTCTCCAGTTTTTCTTTCCTTTTCCCCCACGATACTGTCGATGATAAGATTCCCGAACATGAACAAGGGTAGGATGAGGAGTATCGCGACCATAACCTTATTCACAAGCTTTAATGGTAGTGATTCCCCCACAGCTTCTTCTTTAACATTGGGCTGTTCCCTTTCCATTGATGCTATGATCTGATCGGTTATTTTCCTTGAGGATACCTCAACCGCACTTTCCACCTCCTTTTTTATAATGTTCCTCATGGGAGTTGAATAATCCAAGAATAAGCTCGCATTCAATGGTAATGTATTATAGGAGCAATGAACCCCCCCTTGGGGATCTTGCGGTTGTGGGGTGTATCATGACTGCCTTAGGGTTGATCTCATCTTTGATGATCCCAGAAGGGTCATTAACATCTAAGTATGCGAATTCATTAAGTGAAGGGGTTAACGTGACCTCCTCAGTTGTGTTCATCATCTGAAGCACACCATTAAAAATGAAAATTATCAAGAGCAAGGTGACCATCTGGAATATGAAGATGAAGAGGAACTTACGACTTTTAAACGTGCTTTTGATTTCCCATCTTGTTATAGTCCACATCATGAGCCCTTAACCATCTCTATAAAAACATCATCCAAGCTAGTTTCCCTTGTATTCACAGAATAAACATTCTCCCCCAAGTTCCTTATAATAGCGGGGATAATACTCCTATCCTTGAGTGAAATCTCGAGCCTATTCCCATCCAATCTTACATTCTTCACACCACCAATTCTTAGAAGGTTTAGGTCAACTATACTAGGATCGATAAGATCCACCTCCAAAGTAAGATCACCCTTTATCTTCGACTTGAGCTCTTGGGGTGTTCCCACATCTAATATGCGACCCTGATTTAAAATAGCGACCCTGTCACAGAGGTACTCAGCTTCTTCCATGTAATGGGTGCAGAGTATCATGGTCTTATCACCCTTAAGTTCCCTTATAAATTCCCTTATAGAGGCTGCGGTGGCAGGATCAAGGCCCATTGTGGGCTCATCCAATATAAGAATAGGAGGATCATGTATAAGCGCCCTAGCTATCCCAATACGCTGTCTAAGCCCCTTAGAGAAAGTGTTTATCGGGTCAGCCGCCCGCTCCTCCATGCCCACAAGTTCCAAGAGTTCATCGATCCTATTATCAAGAATATCCCCTGGAACCTCATATAATTCCCCAAAATACCTGAGAAGATCCCTTGCCGTGAACCGTTCATAAAGGTTAGGCTCCTCTGGCAGATAGCCTATCATAGACTTAACCCTAATAGGATCCCTCGTAACATCCATCCCAGCCACCCTAACCTCCCCCCCCATCCGGGTGCAGAATACAAGCAATTATCCTGATGGCTGTTGTCTTACCAGCCCCATTAGGGCCTATAATACCTAGTAATTCGCCATCATCCACATGGAAACTGATATCATCCAATGCTATTATCTTCCCAAAAGTTTTTCTAAGAGATTCCACTTCTATCATATCTACACCAGAAAATTCTCGCCTAAAATTATATCTCTCATAGGAATCATAAAAAAATATAAAGGGTAGGTGAACCTTCATGTTCATAAGCGAACTCTTACCAGTGAAAGAAGCCTTCAAATTATTGGACGAGAATCAAAAGCTCACCAGTGAAGAGACCATCGATCTTATCAATGCCCATGGTCGTGTAAACTCTAGAAGGTTAACCTCAAAGTTGGATTCACCACCATTTGATAAGGCTGCCATGGACGGATACGCCATAAAAGCCGAGGACACATTCCAGGCCAGAGCAGATAACCCCATCAAATTAAAGGTTATAGATGCAATCAGCGCAGGCAATGTTTCAAATGTTAAAGTTAGAAATGGTGAAGCCATTAAAATAGCTACCGGCGCCCCCATACCAGAAGGTGCGGATGCCGTGATCATGGAAGAATACACCAACCAAGAAGGGAATGAAATCGAAGTTTTACAACCCACCAGTCCAGGTGAAAACATCGCACCAAAAGGAGAGGATATAAAAGCAGGTGAAACCATACTGGAACCCGGGACTGTGATGCGCCCCCAAGAGCTTGCAATCACAGCATCAGCAGGCTACAACACCATAAAAGTTTACAAGAAACCGAGGGTTAAGATTATCATCACAGGCGATGAACTCATAGAACCCGGGACAAAACCGGGACCGGGAAAGATAATAAATTCCAACAAGTATTCCCTCAAAGCACTTGTTGAAAGTGCTAAGGCATCACCCACAGTCGAACATTCACCAGACAACCCCAAAATATTAAAGGAGAAGATAGAAGAGGCCATCAGAGGATATGATATGATAATAACAACTGGTGGAACCGCCATTAGCAAAGGCGATATCGTAGTGGATACAGTTGACAAGCTTGGCCAGATCATCTTCCATGGGGTTGCCATAAGACCCGGGAAACCATTAGCATTTGGCCTAATAGAAGATAAACCCGTGTTCATGCTCTCAGGGTATCCAGTGGCTGCCATGGTACAATTTGACATATTCGTAAGGTATTATCTCCTGAGGATGCAAAATATCAATTATGAACATGAGCTGGTTGAGAGGATATGTCAACGTAAAACCCCATCTAGGCTTGGACGGACAGATTACATACGCGCATTTACAGATGATAAAATAGCAGAATCAATACTTATAAGTGGCTCGGGGGTCATAAAATCTATGGTCAAATCAAACAGTTACATCGTGATAGAAGAAAATACCGAAGGAATAGATAAAAACTCAAAATGTAATGTAATATTATTCGATTCCTTCAAAATCTAAAAGGGTGTAAAACAGATGAATATCCTACTATTCTATGGGATCGTCTTCGTACTCATATGGACGCTAGCCTTATTATTCAGAGAAAGATTAAAGATCGAAGTCTATGGGCCCATCCTAATGAGAAAAACCAAGAGGATGAGAGGTTTTATCGATAGGATAGCCCAGAGGCACTCCAGATTCTGGAAGTGGAGCGTGAACATAGGCATCCCCATAGCCTTCTTTTTCATGTTCTACATGTTATATGCGATCATAGCATCCCTTAAGGACATTTTCGTGCAACCACAAGCGTCCTTGATCGTCCCAGGGGTGGATATCCCAGGAAGTCCATTATTCGTCCCATTAGCATATGGGCTTATAGGACTCATAATCGTGATAGTAGCGCACGAATTCGCACATGGAATACTAGCAAGGGTTGAAGGGGTGAAAATAAAATCAATAGGCTTGCTCTTACTGGCGATAATACCCGGGGCCTTCGTGGAACCCGACGAAGATGACATTAAAAGGTTAAAGAGGCTCCCAAGGCTGAGAATATATGCAGCAGGATCCATCGCAAACCTTATAATAGCATTCCTATGCTTACTAGTATTCGTGGGTATTGCATCATATGCCGTCCCCTCAACCTTCGAAACAGATGGCGTGCAAATAAAGAGCGTAGTACCCGGCAGCCCAGCCAGTCACATGCTAAAAGATGGTATGGTGATAAAGAGCATCAATGGCAAACCAACCAACAGCATAACCAATTATGAGAAGGCGCTGAAGGATATAAAGATTGGAGAGGTTATAACGATAGAAACAGACCAGGGCGTCTTCCATCTAAAGACTTCAAAAAATCCAAATAATGCAAGCAAAGCCTATATTGGTATAAGAAGCACCAACAACCTAGAAGTGAAAGAGCCGATAAAATCAATATGGGGGAATAAAATCCCCAGCTTACTCCTATACCTCCAGGACCTGTTCTTCTGGATTTCAATTCTAAACTTTGCAGTGGGAACTGTTAATCTCCTACCTGCAAAGCCATTAGACGGAGGCCTAATGTTCGAAGAACTTTTAAAATCCAAACTACCCAACAATATAGTAGATCATATTGTAAGTTCTGTGTCAGTATTCGTAATCCTTATATTGGCAATTAGTATAATATGGGGTACTGGTCGCGGCATACTACTAATGTTCTAAAAAACGCGAACCCCCTGATTTAATATTTTGTCATTGATGGTTAGTCCTATTTACGCTGAGTAGTCCATCTTCACCATTTCAAGGTAATGGTCGAGTAGCCAACAACCACCATATTTAAAATTCACACCCCTGGAAAGTTAACCAGGAAAATTGATCCAACCAAAATAGGCATATGTAATCTGGCCACCAAAGAGCTAGAAATGAGACCAAAATACTTGGGGGATTTTCTAGTAGATTACCATGACACACATATAACTAAATTTTGAATTTTTAACATCTTCTAGTTTCATTTTCATGACACGTTCATCCGGGTAACTCAGTCTTTCACATACCGCCACTTTCCTCTGGGGATCCACACCATTGTCTATTAGGAAAGAGGCTGTTTCACTGGGATTCTTTGAGGGTAGAAGTATGGTGGGCTTCCCATTGTTAATAATCCTGAGTATTTCAGTGTTTTTTCTACCGTGTAATGTTAGGATGTTTGCTTGGTTCCATGGGAGCAGCAGTCGAGCTGCGCACAATTGGATCGAACTAACACCTGGGATAACCTGGACATCCACATTTATATTAAATTTTCTGATGATCTCATTCACTGGCTTCAAAACCCCTGAAAAGCCAGGGTCGCCCGTTGAGACTATCGACACCGTTTCACCCATAGCAGCCCTCTTAACAGCCTCTTCCAGTTTTTCCCTCACATTTTCGCCACTAAATACTATCCTTTCACCCCCTCCCTCAAATAATTCCAAAACTCTTCCACTTCCAACTATTAGATCGGATTTTTTAACGGCCCTTCGCGCTGCTGGTGTGACAAAATCTGGCGATCCTGGCCCGGCACCTACAATATATAACACCAATAAAAGGATCCTCCTAGCTTTTTTTATACCTAATTTTTTATATCTTAGCAATATATTATAGTAGAGGTTATGGGTTTTTAGCTGGTGTGATATGATGATAGAGATTGGAATTACAGGGAAACCTAATGTGGGTAAGTCTTCGTTTTTTAATGCGGCCACTCTTTCAAAGGCTGATGTTGCATCATACCCCTTTACTACCATAGATTCGAATAGGGGGATAGCATATGTAACTTCACAGTGTCCCTGTAGGGAATTTAAAATGAAGTGTAATCCTAAAAATTCTATTTGTGAGGATGGTGTTCGTTTCATACCCGTTGAACTTATAGATGTTGCCGGTCTCGTGCCAGGAGCCCATAAAGGTAGGGGACTTGGGAATAAATTTCTTGATGATCTGAGACAGGCCCGGGTTTTTCTCCATGTGGTGGACGCTTCCGGCTCCACTGATGAGGAAGGAAGACCAGTAGAACCTGGAAGCTATGATCCCATCAATGATGTTGAATTTCTCGAAAAAGAGATTTTAATGTGGCTTTATGGTATAATAGGTAGGAATTGGGATCGACTACTTAGAAAAGCAGCCTCTGAGAAGATTGACATGGCTAAGATAATCCATGAACAATTTTCAGGCATAGGTGTGAGTGTTGAGGATATCATCGAAGCTTCAAGAAAACTTGAAAAAGATTATCAATCCTGGGATAACGAGGACTTATTATTATTCATAGATGAGCTTCTTAAAGTCGCGAAGCCCGGTCTTATAGTCGCAAATAAGGCCGATCTACCAACCGCAAAGGAGAACATAAAAAGATTAAAAGAAAGGTACCCCAATGTTGTCCCAGCATCCGCAGAGGCCGAATTAGCATTGAAAAGAGCCGCTAATGCGGGTTTAATAGATTACAAGCCGGGTGATGATGATTTCAAGGTCTTAGATGAGGGTGAACTCACCAAGAAACAATTAAACGCACTTGAATACATAAGAGAAAATGTCCTAAAAGTTTATGGTAACACAGGCGTACAAGAAGCCCTCAATAGGGCGGTGTTCGATCTACTCGATATGATAGTAGTCTACCCAGTAGAGGATGAACACAAACTATCAGACAAACAAGGTAACATACTACCAGATGCATTCCTCATCCCCAGAGGCTCGAAGCCACGTGACCTAGCATATCTCATACACACCGAAATAGGAGATTCCTTCATGCACGCAGTAGATGCCAGAAAAAAAATGAGAGTAGCATCAGACTACAAACTTCAACACGGAGATATAATCACCATAATATGTAGATAAAACCCCACACTCTAGGCTAAAAACTGCATTTCAAGTATAAATATGAAAATATATCAATTACCTGAAGGAGAAGTCCCCAAAAAATTAAAAACAACAAAAAATGGCCTAAGTCATCCAGAAGCTGAAAGACGCCTAAAGGAATACGGACCCAACAAATTAAAAGAAGTTAAAAAGAAACCCATCATATTCAATTTCCTAGAAAATCTATACAATATCCTAGCCTTGATTTTATGGGCTGCCAGTTCCCTTGCTTTTATATCAGGCACCCCCCAACTAGGGATCGCCATAATCGCCGTTATCATCCTCAATGCCATTTTCAGCTTCTGGCAAGAATATGAAGCCGAAAAGGCAGCTGAGGCCCTTAAGAGCATCCTACCCTCAAAGGCGAAGGTTATAAGGGACGGGGAAGAAATCGAAATATTAGCAGAGAATATCGTCCCAGGAGACCTTCTAATACTAGAAGAAGGGGATAATGTACCAGCAGATGCAAGGCTCATCGAAGCACATGAACTAAAAGTTGACAATTCAACACTAACCGGAGAATCCAAACCAGTAAGGAAAGTATCCCATCCAATAAAAAAATATGACAATTATGTTGAAACACCCAACCTGGTATTCGCAGGTACAAGCATAACCTCAGGTTCGGGCAAAGCAATAGTATACCACACCGGTGAAAATACAGAATTTAGCAAAATAGCCGAACTAACACAAGAAGTTAAAGAAGAACCAAGCCCCCTACAAAAACAAATAGCAAATGTTGCAAGGATAATAGCAATCATCGCAATCCTCATGGGCATAATACTATTCCTCGTCAACCTCTACATTATAAAATTACCACCTAACCTAGCATTTATTTTTGCAATTGGCCTAATGGTGGCTAACGTACCAGAAGGGTTGCTGCCAACAGTTACACTATCCCTTGCAACATCCGCCCGTAAAATGGTGAAGGATAACGCCCTCATAAAAAGATTATCCAGTGTCGAAACCCTAGGCTCCACAACC encodes:
- a CDS encoding ABC transporter permease is translated as MRNIIKKEVESAVEVSSRKITDQIIASMEREQPNVKEEAVGESLPLKLVNKVMVAILLILPLFMFGNLIIDSIVGEKERKTGESLIAMPIPRSHIILGKSLAVMVIMAIQLFIWMIIIWGWFKIPNAPIVYLVLLLTAFPVVGLTSLVAVYSKNYKEAGIGITLTYIIIIGFLIVPALAYISQKSGMGPLILIIKFLSSENITIYDIVSTVSGLVFSSLIFHALAVWLFERDDIVFGPRPGVLRLLRGVIYEIGGIIKKGSV
- a CDS encoding ABC transporter ATP-binding protein, giving the protein MDVTRDPIRVKSMIGYLPEEPNLYERFTARDLLRYFGELYEVPGDILDNRIDELLELVGMEERAADPINTFSKGLRQRIGIARALIHDPPILILDEPTMGLDPATAASIREFIRELKGDKTMILCTHYMEEAEYLCDRVAILNQGRILDVGTPQELKSKIKGDLTLEVDLIDPSIVDLNLLRIGGVKNVRLDGNRLEISLKDRSIIPAIIRNLGENVYSVNTRETSLDDVFIEMVKGS
- a CDS encoding ATP-binding cassette domain-containing protein codes for the protein MIEVESLRKTFGKIIALDDISFHVDDGELLGIIGPNGAGKTTAIRIIACILHPDGGGG
- a CDS encoding molybdopterin molybdotransferase MoeA → MFISELLPVKEAFKLLDENQKLTSEETIDLINAHGRVNSRRLTSKLDSPPFDKAAMDGYAIKAEDTFQARADNPIKLKVIDAISAGNVSNVKVRNGEAIKIATGAPIPEGADAVIMEEYTNQEGNEIEVLQPTSPGENIAPKGEDIKAGETILEPGTVMRPQELAITASAGYNTIKVYKKPRVKIIITGDELIEPGTKPGPGKIINSNKYSLKALVESAKASPTVEHSPDNPKILKEKIEEAIRGYDMIITTGGTAISKGDIVVDTVDKLGQIIFHGVAIRPGKPLAFGLIEDKPVFMLSGYPVAAMVQFDIFVRYYLLRMQNINYEHELVERICQRKTPSRLGRTDYIRAFTDDKIAESILISGSGVIKSMVKSNSYIVIEENTEGIDKNSKCNVILFDSFKI
- a CDS encoding site-2 protease family protein, which encodes MNILLFYGIVFVLIWTLALLFRERLKIEVYGPILMRKTKRMRGFIDRIAQRHSRFWKWSVNIGIPIAFFFMFYMLYAIIASLKDIFVQPQASLIVPGVDIPGSPLFVPLAYGLIGLIIVIVAHEFAHGILARVEGVKIKSIGLLLLAIIPGAFVEPDEDDIKRLKRLPRLRIYAAGSIANLIIAFLCLLVFVGIASYAVPSTFETDGVQIKSVVPGSPASHMLKDGMVIKSINGKPTNSITNYEKALKDIKIGEVITIETDQGVFHLKTSKNPNNASKAYIGIRSTNNLEVKEPIKSIWGNKIPSLLLYLQDLFFWISILNFAVGTVNLLPAKPLDGGLMFEELLKSKLPNNIVDHIVSSVSVFVILILAISIIWGTGRGILLMF
- a CDS encoding cobalt-precorrin-7 (C(5))-methyltransferase; translated protein: MVLYIVGAGPGSPDFVTPAARRAVKKSDLIVGSGRVLELFEGGGERIVFSGENVREKLEEAVKRAAMGETVSIVSTGDPGFSGVLKPVNEIIRKFNINVDVQVIPGVSSIQLCAARLLLPWNQANILTLHGRKNTEILRIINNGKPTILLPSKNPSETASFLIDNGVDPQRKVAVCERLSYPDERVMKMKLEDVKNSKFSYMCVMVIY
- a CDS encoding redox-regulated ATPase YchF, with the translated sequence MIEIGITGKPNVGKSSFFNAATLSKADVASYPFTTIDSNRGIAYVTSQCPCREFKMKCNPKNSICEDGVRFIPVELIDVAGLVPGAHKGRGLGNKFLDDLRQARVFLHVVDASGSTDEEGRPVEPGSYDPINDVEFLEKEILMWLYGIIGRNWDRLLRKAASEKIDMAKIIHEQFSGIGVSVEDIIEASRKLEKDYQSWDNEDLLLFIDELLKVAKPGLIVANKADLPTAKENIKRLKERYPNVVPASAEAELALKRAANAGLIDYKPGDDDFKVLDEGELTKKQLNALEYIRENVLKVYGNTGVQEALNRAVFDLLDMIVVYPVEDEHKLSDKQGNILPDAFLIPRGSKPRDLAYLIHTEIGDSFMHAVDARKKMRVASDYKLQHGDIITIICR